Proteins from a single region of Blastopirellula marina:
- a CDS encoding response regulator transcription factor, with the protein MSEQEAKKAEDKTILLVDDDTEIVETMRFALESKGYRVLVARDGNQGLALAERDDPDLIVLDMMMPKRSGFLVLEKLRQTHKIPTKVIMVTGNEGNRHKAYAEMLGVDDYIRKPFAMDRLLGAVEKLIG; encoded by the coding sequence ATGAGCGAACAGGAAGCCAAGAAGGCCGAAGATAAGACCATCCTGCTGGTGGACGACGATACCGAAATCGTGGAAACGATGCGTTTCGCCCTGGAATCGAAAGGGTATCGCGTGCTGGTCGCTCGCGACGGCAACCAAGGTCTGGCTCTGGCCGAACGAGACGACCCCGATCTAATCGTGCTAGACATGATGATGCCCAAGCGGAGCGGCTTTCTGGTGCTGGAAAAATTGCGCCAAACGCACAAGATCCCAACGAAGGTCATCATGGTTACCGGCAATGAAGGGAACCGCCACAAAGCCTATGCCGAAATGCTGGGTGTGGACGACTACATCCGCAAGCCATTCGCAATGGACCGGTTGCTCGGGGCGGTCGAGAAGCTGATTGGGTAG
- a CDS encoding PrkA family serine protein kinase: MAGGRQIVSFLAERQNLEQFRKKNWQGTFEQYLDLVAQNPSVTRNAFQRCYDMILSYGVDTYEVSREKRVHYRFFDDPMDHGKDAIFGLEDSQVQLVNALKSAAHGYGIEKRVLLLHGPVGSSKSTMARLLKKGIERYSATDEGALYSLGWTDPDNPSDPLAIHWCPMNEEPLHLIPEDFRRDVAAQFQEASALADYPISISGELCPFCRFHYMDSLNRHGGDWTKVIEDVHVRRVILSEKDRIGIGTFQPKDEKNQDSTELTGDINYRKIAEYGTDSDPRAFNFDGEFNVANRGIIEFVEVLKLDVAFLYDLLGASQEHKVKPKKFAQTDIDEVILGHTNEPEYRRLQNNEFMEALRDRTVKIDVPYVTKLSNEVKIYEKDYNNDKVKGKHIAPHTIEMAAMWAVLTRLEEPKNASLTLLQKLKLYDGKSLPGFTEENIKELKSQAKREGMLGISPRYVQDKISNALVAHPDATSINPFMVLNELESGLGNHSLITSEEQRDHYRQLLEVVKEEYENIVKNEVQRAIAADEDAMARLCANYIDNVKAYTQRERVKNKFTGQYEEPDDRLMRSIEEKIDIPDSRKDDFRREIMNYIGALSIDGKKFDYKTNERLYKALQLKLFEDQKDSIKLTSLVSSVIDQETQEKIDVVKQRLIRDHGYDDESATDVLSYVASIFARGDVTG, from the coding sequence ATGGCCGGCGGTCGTCAAATCGTTTCTTTTCTGGCTGAACGCCAGAACCTGGAACAGTTCCGAAAGAAGAACTGGCAAGGAACCTTCGAGCAGTACCTCGATCTGGTCGCGCAGAATCCTTCTGTCACACGTAACGCATTCCAGCGTTGCTACGACATGATTCTTTCGTATGGGGTGGATACCTACGAAGTTTCACGCGAAAAGCGAGTGCACTACCGCTTCTTCGACGACCCCATGGACCACGGCAAAGACGCCATCTTCGGCCTGGAAGACTCCCAGGTTCAGTTGGTCAACGCCCTGAAAAGTGCGGCTCACGGTTATGGCATCGAAAAACGTGTACTGTTGTTGCACGGCCCTGTGGGCAGCAGCAAGAGCACCATGGCCCGATTGCTGAAGAAAGGGATCGAACGCTACTCGGCCACGGACGAAGGTGCCCTGTATTCGCTGGGCTGGACCGATCCAGACAACCCAAGCGATCCGTTGGCGATCCACTGGTGCCCGATGAATGAGGAACCGTTGCATCTCATTCCAGAAGATTTCCGCAGAGACGTCGCAGCTCAATTCCAGGAAGCCAGCGCGCTTGCAGACTACCCAATCAGCATCAGTGGCGAACTTTGCCCGTTCTGCCGCTTCCATTACATGGACAGCCTGAACCGTCACGGCGGCGACTGGACGAAAGTTATCGAAGACGTCCATGTTCGTCGGGTCATCCTCAGCGAAAAGGATCGCATTGGCATCGGCACCTTCCAGCCGAAGGACGAAAAAAATCAGGACTCCACCGAACTGACCGGCGATATCAACTACCGCAAGATCGCCGAGTACGGTACCGACAGCGATCCGCGTGCGTTCAACTTCGACGGCGAATTCAACGTCGCCAATCGCGGTATTATCGAGTTCGTCGAAGTGTTGAAGCTTGACGTGGCGTTCCTGTACGACCTGCTGGGTGCCAGCCAAGAACACAAGGTCAAGCCGAAGAAGTTCGCCCAGACCGATATCGACGAAGTGATTCTTGGCCATACGAACGAGCCTGAATATCGTCGGCTGCAGAACAACGAGTTCATGGAAGCTCTGCGTGACCGTACCGTCAAAATCGACGTGCCGTACGTTACGAAGCTATCCAATGAAGTGAAGATCTACGAAAAGGATTACAACAACGACAAGGTCAAAGGGAAACACATCGCTCCTCATACCATCGAGATGGCGGCCATGTGGGCCGTTCTGACTCGGCTAGAGGAACCGAAGAATGCCAGCTTGACCTTGCTGCAAAAACTGAAGCTATACGACGGCAAATCACTGCCTGGCTTCACCGAAGAAAACATTAAGGAGCTCAAGTCGCAAGCGAAGCGGGAAGGGATGCTCGGCATCTCGCCTCGCTACGTGCAAGACAAGATCTCCAACGCGTTAGTCGCACATCCCGACGCGACTTCGATCAACCCGTTTATGGTGTTGAACGAGCTCGAGTCGGGTCTCGGCAACCATTCCTTGATCACCAGCGAAGAGCAACGCGATCACTATCGCCAGCTTCTCGAAGTGGTCAAGGAAGAGTACGAGAACATCGTCAAGAACGAAGTTCAGCGTGCGATTGCCGCGGACGAAGATGCGATGGCTCGCCTATGTGCCAACTACATCGACAACGTCAAAGCGTACACGCAGCGCGAACGGGTCAAGAACAAGTTTACCGGCCAGTATGAAGAGCCGGACGACCGCTTGATGCGATCGATCGAAGAAAAGATCGATATCCCAGACAGCCGCAAAGACGATTTCCGCCGCGAGATCATGAACTACATCGGTGCCTTGTCGATCGACGGTAAGAAATTCGATTACAAGACGAACGAACGTCTCTACAAAGCACTCCAACTGAAGTTGTTTGAAGATCAGAAAGACTCGATCAAGTTGACGAGCCTTGTCTCCAGCGTCATTGACCAAGAGACACAGGAAAAGATTGACGTCGTCAAACAACGACTCATCCGCGATCACGGTTACGACGACGAAAGCGCCACGGACGTGCTCAGCTACGTCGCCAGCATCTTCGCCCGCGGAGATGTCACCGGATAA
- a CDS encoding DUF444 family protein, whose translation MGLKIDRDVHRFREIVRGRIRDNLRKYITHGEMIGRKGKDLVSIPVPSLDVPHFKYGKNKGGVGQGDGEVGDPVGKGDDGDGAGQAGNEPGRHILEVDVPLEELAAMMGDELELPKIEPKGDANISQYKNRYDSIRSTGPESLRHFRRTYVKALRRQIASGIYNPKNPIIIPVREDTRYRSWTSIPQPEANAAIIYIMDVSGSMTDDQKEIVRTEAFWIDTWLRSQYKGVERRYVIHDAGAKEVDETTFYHTRESGGTRISSAYKVAQQILEKEFPISEWNIYCFQFSDGDNWGEDNRTCMKMLENVLIPACNLFCYGQVESPYGSGEYMKSLVNQFGKNHETLILSHIEDKDAIYDSIKQFLGKGK comes from the coding sequence ATGGGGCTGAAGATTGATCGCGACGTACACCGCTTCCGCGAGATTGTCCGCGGTCGGATTCGTGATAATCTTCGGAAGTACATCACTCACGGCGAGATGATCGGCCGTAAGGGGAAGGACTTGGTTAGCATTCCGGTTCCCAGCCTGGATGTCCCCCATTTCAAATATGGCAAAAACAAAGGGGGAGTCGGCCAAGGGGATGGCGAGGTCGGCGATCCGGTCGGTAAAGGTGATGACGGCGATGGTGCCGGCCAGGCCGGGAACGAACCGGGGCGTCACATCCTGGAAGTCGATGTTCCGCTTGAAGAGCTCGCCGCGATGATGGGAGACGAACTAGAACTTCCCAAGATCGAACCCAAGGGAGATGCCAATATCTCTCAGTATAAGAATCGATATGACAGTATTCGTTCGACCGGCCCCGAATCGCTTCGCCATTTTCGCCGTACGTATGTAAAAGCACTGCGACGGCAGATCGCCTCCGGAATTTACAACCCGAAGAACCCAATCATCATTCCGGTCCGCGAAGACACTCGCTACCGCAGTTGGACCAGCATTCCGCAGCCGGAAGCGAACGCCGCGATCATTTACATCATGGATGTCTCTGGCTCGATGACCGATGACCAGAAAGAAATAGTTCGCACCGAAGCGTTCTGGATCGATACGTGGCTTCGTAGCCAATACAAAGGGGTCGAACGCCGCTACGTCATTCACGACGCCGGGGCCAAAGAGGTAGACGAAACCACGTTTTATCACACCCGAGAAAGTGGCGGTACACGAATCAGTTCCGCCTACAAAGTCGCCCAGCAGATTCTGGAAAAGGAGTTTCCGATTTCGGAATGGAACATTTACTGCTTCCAGTTTTCCGACGGCGACAACTGGGGTGAAGACAACCGTACCTGTATGAAGATGCTGGAGAACGTCCTGATTCCAGCGTGTAACTTGTTCTGCTATGGCCAGGTTGAAAGCCCCTATGGTAGCGGCGAATACATGAAGTCGCTCGTCAATCAATTTGGCAAGAACCATGAAACCCTGATCTTGTCTCACATTGAAGACAAAGATGCGATTTACGACTCCATCAAGCAGTTTCTCGGTAAAGGTAAGTGA
- a CDS encoding SpoVR family protein: MPITHRSFANLPEELAEVQVEIEQHALDYGLDFFPTIFELVDVEQLNAIAAMGGFPTRYPHWRFGMEFERLSKGYHYGLQKIYELVINNNPCYAYLLASNHYADHKLVMAHVYGHCDFFKCNQWFSKTDRKMIDQMANHGNRIRRYMNRFGVSEVENFIDACLSIEDLIDIHSPFIQRSRGEDRYKFHYNTEGEDVGQPARDYKMPAKGYMDNFINPKKKPSDDDEAPRPAVAIPVPDEPTKDVMLFLLQYAPLRPWQLDVLSMIRDEAYYFAPQGQTKIMNEGWATYWHSTIMTRHGLHASEVINYADHTSGTLASSPTRLNPYKLGLELLRDIEDRWNRGCFGQDYDDCDDFLERQNWNTEVGLGRDKIFEVRRIHNDLTFIDEFFTLDFCRRYKMFQFGYNESTEYYEIESREFPKVKQQLLFSLTNMGRPEIFVTDGNYKNRGEMLLTHRHHGIELKLDYARDTLTNLYTLWKRPVHIQSILDDQEVLLSWDGTHHECVKLESN, from the coding sequence ATGCCCATTACGCATCGCAGCTTCGCCAATTTGCCGGAAGAACTGGCAGAAGTGCAGGTCGAAATCGAGCAGCATGCGCTCGATTACGGCTTGGACTTCTTCCCCACGATCTTCGAGTTGGTCGACGTCGAGCAGCTCAATGCGATTGCTGCGATGGGGGGGTTCCCGACCCGTTACCCCCACTGGCGTTTCGGCATGGAGTTCGAACGCCTTTCCAAAGGATATCACTATGGCCTGCAGAAGATTTACGAGCTAGTCATCAACAATAACCCGTGTTACGCCTACCTGCTGGCGAGCAACCACTACGCCGATCATAAGCTGGTGATGGCCCACGTGTATGGACACTGCGATTTCTTTAAATGCAATCAATGGTTCAGCAAAACCGATCGCAAGATGATCGACCAGATGGCGAACCATGGCAACCGTATTCGCCGCTACATGAACCGCTTTGGGGTCAGCGAAGTTGAGAACTTTATTGACGCCTGCCTGAGCATTGAAGATCTGATCGACATTCATTCTCCCTTCATCCAACGCTCGCGCGGAGAAGATCGCTACAAGTTCCATTACAACACCGAAGGAGAAGACGTCGGGCAGCCGGCCCGCGACTATAAGATGCCGGCCAAAGGATACATGGACAACTTCATCAACCCGAAGAAAAAGCCTTCGGACGACGACGAAGCACCGCGACCAGCCGTCGCGATCCCCGTCCCGGACGAGCCGACCAAAGACGTGATGCTGTTTTTGCTGCAGTACGCTCCGCTACGGCCTTGGCAGTTGGATGTGCTGTCGATGATTCGGGACGAAGCGTATTACTTTGCTCCCCAGGGGCAAACGAAGATCATGAACGAAGGGTGGGCTACCTACTGGCATTCGACCATCATGACGCGGCACGGTCTGCATGCCTCGGAAGTGATTAACTACGCCGATCATACCTCCGGCACCCTGGCCAGCAGCCCGACACGCCTGAATCCCTACAAGCTAGGTTTAGAACTACTTCGCGACATTGAAGACCGCTGGAATCGTGGCTGTTTTGGCCAAGACTACGACGACTGCGACGACTTCCTTGAGCGACAGAACTGGAACACCGAAGTGGGGCTAGGACGCGACAAGATCTTTGAGGTGCGGCGCATCCACAACGATCTGACGTTCATCGACGAGTTCTTCACGCTCGACTTCTGCCGACGCTACAAGATGTTTCAGTTTGGCTACAACGAGTCAACCGAATACTACGAGATCGAAAGTCGCGAGTTCCCCAAAGTGAAGCAGCAGCTGCTGTTCAGCCTGACCAACATGGGGAGGCCCGAGATCTTCGTAACCGACGGGAACTATAAAAACCGAGGCGAGATGTTACTCACGCATCGACATCACGGGATTGAACTGAAACTGGACTATGCTCGCGATACGCTGACCAATCTTTACACGCTTTGGAAACGCCCGGTGCATATCCAATCGATCCTGGACGACCAGGAAGTCCTGCTTAGCTGGGATGGAACGCACCATGAATGCGTGAAACTGGAATCGAACTGA
- the hemQ gene encoding hydrogen peroxide-dependent heme synthase, translating to MSHGRPGSAPLPEPSIIPTEGWHCSHFFYTFDRALLTGYSPEELAAGAKELIDILNPESEASPQRLQVSIVSGHKADFALMLMDPNPLVIDSVHQRLMASSLGAALQPTYSFVSVTEISEYVPSIEQYAERLIREGEEKDSPSYEAKVNAYAKRLPMMNNQRLTPDFPPYPATCFYPMNKKRKVGENWFLLPFSARNALMAEHAQSGMQFAGKVSQLITVSVGLDDWEWGVTLWARNPEYLKDIVYKMRFDEASARYAEFGPFYTSYISSAEEMLKHCRVGIVD from the coding sequence ATGAGCCACGGCCGTCCCGGTTCCGCCCCGCTTCCTGAGCCCTCGATTATCCCGACTGAAGGTTGGCACTGCAGCCACTTTTTCTACACCTTCGACCGAGCCCTGCTGACTGGCTATTCCCCCGAGGAACTTGCGGCTGGCGCAAAAGAGCTGATCGATATTTTGAATCCCGAGTCGGAAGCCAGCCCCCAGCGGCTTCAGGTCTCGATCGTCAGCGGTCACAAGGCAGACTTTGCCCTGATGCTGATGGACCCTAACCCCCTGGTGATCGATTCAGTACACCAACGATTGATGGCCAGTTCGCTTGGTGCGGCGTTGCAGCCAACCTATTCGTTCGTCTCGGTCACTGAGATCTCGGAATACGTTCCCTCCATCGAACAATACGCCGAGCGCCTGATCCGCGAAGGGGAAGAGAAAGATTCCCCTTCGTACGAAGCCAAGGTCAACGCCTACGCCAAGCGTCTGCCAATGATGAACAATCAGCGGCTCACGCCAGACTTCCCCCCCTACCCTGCCACTTGCTTCTATCCGATGAACAAGAAACGCAAGGTGGGTGAAAACTGGTTCTTGCTTCCCTTCTCGGCTCGAAACGCATTGATGGCCGAACACGCTCAAAGCGGGATGCAGTTCGCCGGCAAGGTCTCGCAGCTGATCACGGTCAGCGTGGGGCTCGATGACTGGGAATGGGGTGTCACGCTGTGGGCACGTAACCCGGAATACTTGAAAGACATTGTCTACAAGATGCGGTTCGACGAGGCGAGTGCTCGGTACGCCGAGTTCGGTCCTTTCTACACCAGCTACATCAGCTCGGCTGAAGAGATGCTGAAGCATTGCCGGGTTGGAATCGTAGACTAA
- a CDS encoding YdjY domain-containing protein, translating into MGTTYRNQPSVAWVVLALLVPGLQMGTPVQAQDETAAEEKALPAETEKDDVKPAEEKEPGKAAIRKLMPNMPVWIDTKRKMVILDGEICLRRGSLEMFACLRGTKEHESVVAIAADAYVVHAGLLAIGAEQGKPVEFDPEYQAPSGQKIDVLVQWKDADGKLQTRKAQDWVRDARTKKVMNYDWVFPGSYFWKDVSLEAVQKAKEEGIDPDTLPGKMVYAAEGGELICVSNFKSSMMDLPVPSTDANNDLWFEAFTENIPAEGTKVRLFLIPQKKKNEKQVDKASDAADEKKESSTGLSEPMSELPDFSLGTEN; encoded by the coding sequence ATGGGTACGACATATCGCAACCAACCGAGCGTCGCCTGGGTCGTTCTGGCTCTACTGGTCCCAGGCTTGCAGATGGGCACACCGGTTCAGGCGCAAGACGAGACCGCAGCAGAAGAAAAGGCCCTGCCGGCCGAAACGGAGAAGGACGATGTGAAACCGGCTGAGGAAAAGGAGCCTGGCAAAGCTGCGATTCGTAAACTAATGCCCAACATGCCGGTTTGGATCGACACCAAGCGAAAGATGGTCATCCTGGATGGCGAGATCTGTTTGCGGAGGGGTTCGCTGGAGATGTTTGCCTGCTTAAGGGGAACGAAGGAGCATGAATCGGTTGTTGCCATCGCTGCGGATGCCTATGTCGTTCACGCGGGGCTCTTGGCGATTGGGGCCGAGCAGGGAAAGCCGGTTGAGTTCGATCCCGAGTATCAGGCACCATCAGGGCAGAAGATCGATGTCCTGGTTCAATGGAAAGATGCCGACGGCAAGCTGCAAACCCGAAAAGCCCAAGATTGGGTACGTGATGCTCGGACCAAGAAGGTGATGAACTACGATTGGGTCTTCCCTGGCAGCTATTTCTGGAAAGACGTTTCGCTTGAAGCAGTTCAAAAAGCCAAGGAAGAGGGGATCGATCCTGACACGCTGCCAGGCAAAATGGTTTACGCCGCCGAAGGAGGGGAGTTAATCTGCGTGAGCAACTTCAAGTCGTCGATGATGGACTTGCCGGTTCCCAGTACCGACGCCAACAACGATCTTTGGTTCGAAGCTTTCACAGAGAATATCCCTGCTGAAGGAACGAAGGTTCGGCTCTTTCTGATTCCACAAAAGAAGAAAAACGAGAAGCAAGTCGACAAGGCTTCGGATGCGGCGGATGAAAAGAAGGAAAGCTCGACTGGTCTGTCCGAACCGATGTCGGAATTGCCGGACTTCTCACTCGGCACCGAAAACTAG